From Companilactobacillus heilongjiangensis, one genomic window encodes:
- a CDS encoding endonuclease III domain-containing protein produces the protein MYKQITIYDLLEILSKKLGPQNWWPAENTEDMLSGMILIQNTNWKNADRSLANLKQATNFETDRILALSTDEMEQLIQPSGFFHNKAIYLRSMLTAYRDNFDDWSKLSTPLLRKKLIAMKGVGNETADVLLLYYFHRPAFVADNYSMKLFTKLHTFTTKPTYIQLKTAVERDFKLESKQAEELHALIDEFGKLKSDYFDDYQLKLPYL, from the coding sequence TTGTACAAACAAATTACTATTTATGATTTATTAGAAATTTTATCAAAGAAATTGGGACCACAGAATTGGTGGCCAGCAGAAAATACCGAAGACATGCTTTCGGGAATGATTTTAATCCAAAACACAAATTGGAAGAATGCCGATCGATCATTAGCTAACCTCAAACAAGCGACTAACTTTGAGACTGACCGTATTCTGGCCTTATCAACTGATGAGATGGAACAGCTGATTCAACCGAGTGGATTCTTTCATAACAAAGCCATCTATTTACGTTCAATGTTGACCGCATATCGTGACAATTTTGACGACTGGTCCAAGTTATCGACACCACTATTACGAAAAAAATTAATTGCGATGAAAGGTGTTGGCAATGAAACCGCCGACGTATTATTGCTCTACTACTTCCACCGTCCAGCATTTGTGGCCGACAACTATTCAATGAAATTGTTTACTAAATTGCACACCTTTACGACAAAACCAACTTACATACAATTAAAGACAGCTGTCGAACGAGACTTCAAATTGGAATCGAAGCAAGCTGAGGAGTTACACGCGTTAATTGACGAATTTGGTAAATTGAAGAGCGACTATTTCGACGATTATCAACTTAAATTGCCTTATTTGTAA
- the vat(E) gene encoding streptogramin A O-acetyltransferase Vat(E), producing the protein MTIPDANAIYPNPAIKEVVFIKNVIKSPNIEIGDYTYYDDPVNPTDFEKHVTHHYEFLGDKLIIGKFCSIASGIEFIMNGANHVMKGISTYPFNILGGDWQKYTPELADLPLKGDTVVGNDVWFGQNVTVLPGVKIGDGAIIGANSVVTKDVAPYTIVGGNPIQLIRPRFEPEVIQALENLAWWNKDVEWITVNVPKLMQTTPTVELINSLMEK; encoded by the coding sequence ATGACTATACCTGACGCAAATGCAATTTATCCCAATCCAGCCATCAAAGAGGTTGTCTTTATCAAGAACGTGATCAAAAGTCCCAATATTGAAATTGGGGACTACACCTATTATGACGACCCAGTAAATCCCACCGATTTTGAGAAACATGTTACCCATCACTACGAATTTCTAGGCGACAAATTAATCATCGGTAAATTCTGTTCTATCGCCAGTGGTATTGAATTTATTATGAACGGTGCCAATCACGTAATGAAAGGTATTTCAACTTATCCATTTAATATTTTGGGTGGCGATTGGCAGAAATATACTCCTGAACTGGCTGATTTGCCGTTGAAAGGTGATACTGTAGTCGGAAATGACGTGTGGTTTGGGCAAAATGTGACCGTCCTACCAGGCGTAAAAATCGGTGACGGTGCCATTATCGGAGCAAATAGTGTTGTAACAAAAGACGTCGCTCCATATACAATTGTCGGTGGCAATCCAATTCAACTCATCAGACCAAGATTTGAACCAGAAGTTATTCAAGCATTAGAAAACCTGGCATGGTGGAATAAAGATGTTGAATGGATAACTGTTAATGTTCCTAAACTAATGCAAACAACACCCACAGTTGAATTGATAAACAGTTTAATGGAAAAATAA
- the pcp gene encoding pyroglutamyl-peptidase I yields the protein MKILVTGFDPFGTDKINPAIEAVKKLPDEIAGAEIIKVEIPTIFNKCAEVVHQAILDNKPDYVLDIGQAGGRFALTPERVAINFDDGRIADNAGFQPLNQSIHEDGQNAYFTQLPVKAMAQAILDAGIPSYVSTTAGTYVCNHIMYQVQYMIDKEFPDLKAGFMHIPFLPNQVVARPDTPCLSLADDVTGITVAIKAIVKQDGKGDIEAIGGSIN from the coding sequence ATGAAAATTCTTGTAACCGGCTTTGATCCATTTGGAACAGATAAAATTAACCCTGCCATCGAGGCTGTTAAGAAACTTCCTGACGAAATTGCGGGTGCCGAAATAATCAAAGTTGAAATCCCCACAATTTTTAATAAGTGTGCTGAAGTCGTTCACCAAGCAATACTCGACAACAAACCTGATTACGTCTTAGATATTGGACAAGCTGGAGGAAGATTTGCATTGACTCCAGAACGAGTTGCCATAAATTTTGACGATGGAAGAATTGCTGATAACGCAGGCTTTCAACCACTCAATCAATCCATTCACGAAGACGGTCAAAACGCCTACTTCACCCAATTGCCAGTCAAAGCTATGGCTCAAGCAATCTTAGACGCTGGTATACCAAGTTACGTTTCAACAACTGCTGGAACATACGTCTGCAATCACATCATGTACCAAGTTCAATATATGATTGACAAAGAATTCCCCGATTTGAAAGCAGGATTCATGCATATCCCATTCCTGCCCAATCAAGTCGTGGCACGTCCTGATACACCATGCTTGTCATTAGCCGATGATGTAACTGGAATAACCGTCGCAATCAAAGCTATCGTTAAACAAGATGGCAAAGGTGATATTGAAGCAATCGGTGGTTCTATAAACTAA
- the cls gene encoding cardiolipin synthase — MIDIWIIWLILIILVVNTVSALITVFHRPRNIVTTWAWILVLVLLPIVGFLIYAFLGRGIAQEKIFNISKQEHYSLSQLKRMAIAAQKRPQNASRYDETRYADHIIRFFNETEEAPLTRHNEIELFFDGKEKFKSMFEDIKNAKETIHVEYYAFIKSNIGDEFLKLLTQKANEGLEVRLLYDPWGSGGTKPRYFKDFKAAGGEVLPFITSKNVIAKTRLNYHLHRKIVVIDGTTGWIGGFNVGDQYVNTTEKFGYWRDTHSRIFGAATLLLQERFFRDWNASLDRNAEPLAFLEKYFPSDKFDTTANLPIQIISDGPDNREEILKDGFIDMIVSAKKSVWIQSPYLVPDDAMFTALTIAARSGVDVRIMIPCMPDHPFIYRATQYYANLLTTYGIKIYSYQKGFLHSKTSVFDGKICSVGSMNHDFRSYSLNFEANAFIYDAKVSHQIARAFEKDMSDSLLLTPEIIKEQGAWLHFKQRFSRLLSPIL; from the coding sequence ATGATTGATATTTGGATCATCTGGCTAATTCTCATAATCTTAGTAGTCAATACAGTTTCCGCACTGATCACTGTTTTCCATAGACCACGTAATATTGTTACTACCTGGGCCTGGATCTTGGTCCTTGTCTTATTGCCAATTGTAGGATTCCTTATTTACGCGTTCCTCGGCCGTGGAATTGCTCAGGAAAAAATCTTCAATATCAGTAAGCAAGAGCATTACAGTTTAAGTCAGTTGAAGCGAATGGCAATTGCTGCTCAGAAACGGCCACAGAATGCTTCTAGATACGACGAAACACGTTACGCTGACCACATCATTCGATTCTTCAATGAAACCGAGGAAGCGCCTCTTACGCGCCATAACGAAATTGAACTTTTCTTCGATGGTAAAGAAAAATTCAAGAGTATGTTCGAGGATATTAAAAATGCTAAGGAAACTATCCATGTCGAATATTATGCTTTTATCAAAAGTAATATCGGAGACGAGTTTCTAAAACTACTTACTCAAAAAGCTAACGAAGGCTTGGAAGTCCGTTTGCTTTACGATCCATGGGGATCTGGCGGAACTAAACCACGCTATTTCAAAGATTTCAAAGCTGCCGGTGGTGAAGTCCTACCTTTCATCACCTCTAAAAATGTTATTGCCAAAACCCGTTTGAACTATCACTTGCACCGTAAGATTGTTGTTATTGATGGTACAACTGGCTGGATTGGTGGTTTCAACGTTGGTGACCAATACGTCAATACAACTGAGAAATTCGGTTATTGGCGTGATACGCACTCAAGAATCTTTGGAGCCGCTACATTACTTTTGCAAGAACGGTTCTTCCGTGACTGGAATGCTTCATTGGATCGAAACGCCGAACCTTTGGCATTCTTAGAAAAATACTTTCCATCTGACAAATTCGATACCACAGCTAATTTGCCAATCCAAATTATTTCTGATGGACCGGATAACCGTGAAGAAATCCTCAAAGATGGCTTTATCGATATGATTGTCAGTGCCAAGAAGAGTGTTTGGATTCAATCGCCTTACCTAGTTCCTGACGATGCCATGTTCACTGCGCTAACTATTGCTGCTCGTTCCGGAGTCGATGTCAGAATCATGATTCCATGTATGCCTGACCATCCCTTCATCTACCGTGCTACGCAATATTATGCCAACCTACTGACAACTTACGGTATTAAAATTTACAGTTACCAAAAGGGATTCTTGCACTCTAAGACATCAGTTTTTGATGGCAAAATTTGTTCAGTTGGTTCAATGAATCATGACTTTAGAAGCTATTCATTAAACTTCGAGGCCAACGCTTTTATCTATGATGCCAAAGTTTCACATCAAATTGCCCGTGCATTTGAAAAAGACATGAGTGATTCATTGTTGTTAACACCAGAAATTATCAAAGAACAAGGTGCTTGGCTACACTTCAAGCAACGTTTCTCAAGATTACTATCCCCTATTTTATAG
- a CDS encoding zinc metallopeptidase, which translates to MYGYGYGFGPSYLLIIIGLAISLWASWYVNHNFKKYDQFTSHRGKSGADAARYILDSAGLQDIQINKVSGNLTDNYNPGNKTLNLSESTYDSTSVAAIGVAAHECGHAIQDQTSYVPMRVRAALVPAVNLGSNASIPLIIIGALLGMNQTLITLGIWLFALVVLFQVVTLPVEFNASGRAIKILGSGDILDSDEVPMVKQVLFAAALTYVAAAISTALQLLRLIIIFGDNRN; encoded by the coding sequence ATGTACGGATATGGTTATGGTTTTGGTCCCAGCTATCTATTGATAATCATTGGTTTGGCTATCAGTTTGTGGGCATCGTGGTATGTAAATCATAATTTCAAAAAGTATGACCAGTTCACTAGTCACCGTGGTAAAAGCGGGGCTGATGCTGCTAGATATATTTTAGATAGTGCCGGACTACAAGATATTCAAATTAATAAAGTCAGTGGTAATTTAACTGATAACTACAATCCCGGTAACAAGACTTTGAATCTTTCGGAATCAACTTACGATTCAACTTCAGTTGCGGCCATCGGTGTTGCGGCCCATGAATGTGGACATGCAATTCAAGACCAAACAAGCTATGTACCAATGCGTGTCAGAGCTGCTTTGGTTCCAGCCGTCAACCTCGGTTCAAACGCTTCAATTCCCTTGATTATCATCGGTGCCCTTTTGGGAATGAATCAAACACTGATTACTCTCGGAATCTGGTTGTTTGCCCTAGTCGTCTTGTTCCAAGTTGTCACCTTGCCAGTTGAATTCAATGCTTCAGGACGTGCCATCAAGATCTTAGGATCAGGTGACATCCTCGACAGCGATGAAGTTCCAATGGTCAAGCAAGTATTGTTCGCAGCAGCCTTAACTTACGTTGCTGCAGCAATTTCAACAGCGTTGCAATTATTACGTCTAATCATAATATTTGGCGACAATCGCAATTAA